In the genome of Streptomyces globosus, one region contains:
- a CDS encoding Hsp70 family protein has translation MTFGIDFGTSNSVVAHWNGHTTEVLPVDGDNVPAQWQMSEFEQLFPSVLSVRDLQRTLCFGWEAKTGTSEPLDAVKRMLGTRSGAEKDGDIDGLEVAAQLEEHHVWVGSEKFHSTVAAASLFSRMKEGVSAQLLDLSDAVVTVPANATGGARYRTRAAAALGGVKVRALLNEPTAAAISYAHDVPVPGRFLVFDWGGGTIDVTVLEYEDGLFEEQTSRGITALGGLEFDNALAKLIQQKIGLTADQLTKAERRRWRRSVELTKIALSSVPMGGALFFDLPVGLAPSISRREVRITAAEYTEEITPLITRALEPVQQALEDLAITADDIDSVLMIGGTSQIPQVRHALGELLGHDRIVDSGLCRPMTAVARGAAIYAASLDGELGDDSDFSLVTSYDLGTAVSAGKQKGFRAIIRRNATLPAEGSANFYPDTPGASFVRVPVIEGEIGYPADSDRAFPLANIEVDLPTREQDVRRNKIEIKFRYNESGILRFTATHAATGKQLAEREIDSFGPDGTPLQHGLDDELTRLLAHTVRPFADGSSNVRHLSAAETANASPAPLDLSVRVVEADPAVTVNGEPQGAVTWGL, from the coding sequence ATGACTTTCGGTATCGACTTCGGCACCAGCAACTCCGTGGTGGCCCACTGGAACGGGCACACCACCGAAGTGCTGCCTGTCGACGGCGACAACGTGCCCGCCCAGTGGCAGATGTCGGAGTTCGAGCAGCTCTTCCCCTCCGTGTTGTCCGTCCGCGACCTCCAGCGCACCCTTTGCTTCGGCTGGGAGGCGAAGACCGGTACCAGTGAGCCGCTCGACGCCGTGAAGCGCATGCTCGGCACCCGCTCCGGTGCCGAGAAGGACGGCGACATCGACGGCCTCGAGGTCGCAGCCCAGCTCGAGGAACATCACGTCTGGGTCGGCTCGGAGAAGTTCCACAGCACGGTCGCGGCCGCCTCCCTCTTCAGCCGGATGAAGGAAGGCGTCTCCGCCCAGCTGCTCGATCTCTCCGACGCCGTCGTCACCGTCCCCGCAAACGCCACGGGCGGCGCGCGCTACCGCACCCGTGCCGCGGCAGCGCTCGGCGGAGTGAAGGTCCGGGCCCTGCTCAATGAGCCCACCGCGGCTGCGATCTCGTACGCCCACGACGTCCCGGTCCCCGGCCGCTTCCTTGTCTTCGACTGGGGCGGCGGCACCATCGACGTCACCGTCCTCGAATACGAAGACGGCCTCTTCGAGGAGCAGACCTCCCGCGGCATCACCGCCCTCGGAGGCCTGGAGTTCGACAACGCGCTGGCCAAGCTGATCCAGCAGAAGATCGGCCTGACCGCGGACCAGCTCACCAAAGCCGAACGACGCCGCTGGCGCCGGTCGGTCGAGCTGACGAAGATCGCCCTGTCTTCCGTGCCGATGGGCGGCGCGCTTTTCTTCGACCTCCCGGTCGGCCTCGCCCCCTCGATCTCGAGGCGTGAGGTCAGGATCACCGCGGCCGAGTACACCGAGGAGATCACCCCGCTCATCACCCGCGCCCTGGAGCCGGTCCAGCAGGCGCTGGAAGACCTGGCCATTACCGCGGACGACATCGACTCTGTCCTGATGATCGGCGGCACCTCGCAGATCCCCCAGGTCCGTCACGCCCTGGGCGAGCTCCTCGGCCACGACCGCATCGTCGACAGCGGCCTGTGCCGGCCCATGACCGCCGTCGCCCGAGGTGCAGCCATCTACGCGGCCTCCCTCGACGGCGAACTCGGCGACGACAGCGACTTCTCCCTGGTGACCAGCTACGACCTGGGCACGGCCGTGAGCGCCGGTAAACAGAAGGGCTTCCGCGCCATCATCCGACGCAATGCCACGCTCCCCGCGGAGGGTTCGGCCAACTTCTACCCGGACACGCCGGGCGCTTCCTTCGTGCGTGTGCCGGTGATCGAGGGCGAGATCGGCTACCCGGCCGACAGCGACCGTGCCTTCCCCCTGGCCAACATCGAGGTGGATCTCCCGACCCGCGAACAGGACGTCCGCCGGAACAAGATCGAGATCAAGTTCCGCTACAACGAGAGCGGCATCCTGCGCTTCACCGCCACCCACGCGGCCACCGGCAAGCAGCTCGCCGAGCGCGAGATCGATTCCTTCGGCCCCGACGGCACCCCACTGCAGCACGGCCTCGACGATGAACTGACCCGCCTCTTGGCCCACACCGTCCGCCCGTTCGCCGACGGCTCCTCCAACGTCCGACACCTCTCGGCGGCCGAAACGGCCAACGCCAGCCCCGCACCGCTCGACTTGTCCGTGCGCGTGGTGGAGGCCGATCCTGCGGTGACGGTCAACGGCGAACCACAGGGAGCGGTAACGTGGGGACTTTAG
- the panD gene encoding aspartate 1-decarboxylase gives MLRTMIKSKIHRATVTQADLHYVGSVTIDADLLDAADLLPGELVHIVDITNGARLETYVIEGERGSGVIGINGAAAHLVHPGDLVILISYAQVDDAEARAMRPRVVHVDADNRIVELGADPSAPVPGSDQQRSPHAVAAG, from the coding sequence TTGCTGCGCACCATGATCAAGTCCAAGATTCACCGGGCCACGGTCACGCAGGCCGACCTGCACTATGTCGGGTCCGTGACCATAGACGCCGATCTGCTCGACGCCGCCGATCTGCTGCCCGGGGAGCTCGTGCACATCGTTGACATCACCAACGGTGCCCGGCTGGAGACCTACGTCATCGAGGGGGAGCGCGGGTCCGGCGTGATCGGGATCAACGGGGCTGCCGCGCATCTCGTGCATCCCGGCGATCTCGTCATTCTGATCAGCTACGCCCAGGTCGACGACGCCGAGGCGCGGGCGATGCGGCCGCGCGTCGTGCACGTCGATGCCGACAACCGGATCGTCGAGCTGGGAGCGGATCCCTCCGCGCCCGTGCCGGGCAGTGACCAGCAGCGCAGCCCCCACGCCGTGGCGGCCGGCTGA
- the gndA gene encoding NADP-dependent phosphogluconate dehydrogenase — MSSTAQIGVTGLAVMGSNLARNFARNGFTVAVHNRTAAKTRALVEEFGHEGDFVAAESAKEFVDALERPRRLIVMVKAGEPTDAVIREFAPLLEPGDVVIDGGNAHFEDTRRRERELRERGIHFVGVGISGGEEGALLGPSIMPGGSPESYDALGPMLERIAAKAADGTPCTSHVGPDGAGHFVKMVHNGIEYADMQLIAEAYHLLRKVAGYSPARIAETFRTWNRGRLDSYLIEITAEVLAHVDTATGKPFVDVVADAAEQKGTGRWTVQTAMDLGVPVSGIAEAVFARAVSGHAGLRAASRGLAGPSAQPLAGEAADAFAAKVEQALYASKIVSYTQGFHQIRAGSEEYGWGIDLGAVASLWRGGCIIRAAFLDRIRAAYDARPDLPGLLADAGFAQEIGAAQDDWRAVVAAAVAGGIPVPAFAASLSYYDALRAERLPAALTQGQRDFFGAHTYRRTDREGSFHTLWSGDRTETTA; from the coding sequence ATGAGCAGCACCGCCCAGATCGGTGTCACCGGGCTCGCGGTGATGGGCAGCAACCTCGCCCGGAACTTCGCCCGCAACGGTTTCACCGTGGCCGTGCACAACCGGACCGCCGCCAAGACCCGTGCCCTGGTGGAGGAGTTCGGGCACGAGGGCGACTTCGTCGCGGCCGAGTCCGCGAAGGAGTTCGTCGACGCGCTGGAGCGGCCGCGCCGGCTGATCGTGATGGTGAAGGCGGGCGAGCCGACGGACGCGGTGATCCGTGAGTTCGCCCCGCTGCTGGAGCCCGGCGACGTCGTCATCGACGGCGGGAACGCGCACTTCGAGGACACGCGGCGGCGCGAGCGCGAACTGCGCGAGCGGGGCATCCACTTCGTCGGCGTGGGGATCTCGGGCGGCGAGGAGGGCGCGCTGCTCGGACCGAGCATCATGCCCGGCGGGTCGCCGGAGTCGTACGACGCCCTCGGCCCGATGCTGGAGCGGATCGCGGCGAAGGCCGCCGACGGCACGCCGTGCACCTCGCACGTGGGCCCGGACGGCGCCGGGCACTTCGTGAAGATGGTGCACAACGGCATCGAGTACGCGGACATGCAGCTGATCGCGGAGGCGTACCACCTGCTGCGCAAGGTCGCCGGCTACTCCCCCGCGCGGATCGCGGAGACGTTCCGGACGTGGAACCGGGGCCGGCTCGACTCCTACCTGATCGAGATCACCGCGGAGGTGCTCGCGCACGTCGACACGGCCACCGGCAAGCCGTTCGTGGACGTGGTGGCCGACGCCGCCGAGCAGAAGGGCACCGGCCGCTGGACGGTGCAGACCGCCATGGACCTGGGCGTTCCGGTGTCCGGCATCGCGGAGGCGGTCTTCGCCCGCGCCGTCTCGGGCCACGCCGGGCTGCGGGCGGCCTCGCGGGGGCTGGCGGGCCCGTCCGCGCAGCCGCTGGCCGGGGAGGCCGCGGACGCGTTCGCAGCCAAGGTCGAGCAGGCGCTGTACGCCTCGAAGATCGTCTCCTACACGCAGGGCTTCCACCAGATCCGGGCGGGCAGCGAGGAGTACGGCTGGGGCATCGACCTGGGGGCGGTGGCCTCGCTGTGGCGCGGCGGCTGCATCATCCGGGCGGCGTTCCTCGACCGGATCCGCGCCGCGTACGACGCCCGGCCGGACCTGCCGGGCCTGCTCGCCGACGCCGGGTTCGCCCAGGAGATCGGCGCGGCGCAGGACGACTGGCGTGCGGTGGTGGCGGCCGCGGTGGCCGGCGGCATCCCGGTCCCCGCGTTCGCGGCGTCGCTCTCGTACTACGACGCGCTGCGCGCAGAGCGGCTGCCTGCGGCGCTGACGCAGGGGCAGCGGGACTTCTTCGGGGCGCACACCTACCGGCGCACGGACCGCGAGGGGTCGTTCCACACCCTCTGGAGCGGTGACCGCACGGAGACCACCGCCTGA
- a CDS encoding transglycosylase family protein has translation MGVRGRHRRYQPSSINRASLAVTAGGAGIALPLIGAGTVHAASAETWSKVAECESGSDWRINTGNGYYGGLQFSQTTWRAFGGTQYAPRADKATREQQIAVAEKVLKGQGPQAWPTCGKQAGLTRGGPAPDLSPQGGAKATVQVVKVQAQPAGKAAAPPAAPRPTGTSVLPNPYVVAPGDSLSSIAVRQHVEGGWQALYETNRTTVGANPDLIFPGQRLTLRITAAPPAQNPEKPPRTAEPVKPVAPAAPPAGEQVAKPAEKPAQKPAEKQAAKPADKAAPKPAPAQQKPAEKPASAPKQQTGGGYVAPVDASVGTRYKASGSSWSSGYHTGVDFPVATGTSVRSVGPGRVVSAGWAGAYGYQVIVRHTDGRYSQYAHLSALGVKAGQDVSGGQRIGRSGSTGNSSGPHLHFEVRTGPGYGSDIDPLKYLRAHGVGI, from the coding sequence ATGGGTGTACGGGGTCGGCACCGCCGGTACCAGCCGAGCAGCATCAACCGCGCCTCGCTCGCCGTCACGGCGGGCGGCGCCGGCATCGCGCTCCCGCTGATCGGCGCCGGGACCGTCCACGCCGCGTCCGCGGAGACGTGGAGCAAGGTCGCCGAATGCGAGTCCGGCAGCGACTGGCGGATCAACACGGGCAACGGCTACTACGGCGGGCTCCAGTTCAGCCAGACGACGTGGCGCGCCTTCGGCGGCACCCAGTACGCGCCCCGCGCCGACAAGGCGACCCGGGAGCAGCAGATCGCCGTCGCGGAGAAGGTGTTGAAGGGGCAGGGGCCGCAGGCCTGGCCCACATGCGGGAAGCAGGCGGGCCTCACCCGCGGCGGCCCCGCCCCCGACCTGTCGCCGCAGGGCGGGGCGAAGGCCACCGTCCAGGTCGTCAAGGTGCAGGCGCAGCCCGCCGGGAAGGCCGCGGCGCCGCCCGCCGCACCCCGGCCGACCGGGACGTCGGTCCTGCCGAACCCGTACGTCGTGGCCCCCGGCGACTCGCTGTCCTCGATCGCGGTCCGGCAGCACGTCGAGGGCGGCTGGCAGGCCCTGTACGAGACCAACCGCACCACCGTCGGAGCCAACCCGGACCTGATCTTCCCCGGGCAGCGCCTCACCCTGCGCATCACCGCCGCCCCGCCCGCGCAGAACCCGGAGAAGCCGCCGCGCACCGCCGAACCGGTCAAGCCGGTCGCGCCCGCGGCACCGCCCGCCGGCGAGCAGGTCGCCAAACCCGCCGAGAAGCCGGCGCAGAAGCCCGCGGAGAAGCAGGCCGCCAAGCCCGCCGACAAGGCCGCGCCCAAGCCGGCCCCCGCGCAGCAGAAGCCCGCGGAGAAGCCCGCGTCAGCGCCGAAGCAGCAGACCGGCGGCGGCTACGTCGCCCCCGTCGACGCCTCCGTCGGCACCCGGTACAAGGCCAGCGGATCCTCCTGGTCCAGCGGCTACCACACGGGCGTCGACTTCCCCGTCGCGACCGGTACGTCCGTCAGGTCCGTCGGCCCCGGCCGCGTCGTCTCCGCCGGCTGGGCCGGTGCGTACGGCTACCAGGTGATCGTCCGGCACACCGACGGCCGGTACTCCCAGTACGCCCACCTGTCGGCCCTCGGCGTGAAGGCCGGGCAGGACGTCTCCGGCGGCCAGCGGATCGGCCGCTCCGGATCGACCGGCAACAGCAGCGGGCCCCACCTCCACTTCGAGGTGCGGACCGGACCGGGCTACGGCTCCGACATCGACCCGCTGAAGTACCTCCGCGCCCACGGCGTGGGCATCTGA
- a CDS encoding SDR family NAD(P)-dependent oxidoreductase, translating into MTATETETEDIQAYGPGIDPERMAVCLSVLDELDKLDIDHPDAVAVRRATAGIYRTVKQRRRQERRAAKTANDKAVTEATATGSAQRIDDETEGILPTSVTEAGRIAGILQRPRSCYVCKTRYVEVDYFYHQLCPPCAVENRTRREARADLAGKRALLTGGRAKIGMYIALRLLRDGAHTTITTRFPKDAIRRFTAMEDSADWMHRLEVVGIDLRDPAQAVELADRVADAGPLDILINNATQTVRRLPSAYAALVDGEGAPLPAGELPAHHVIGAFNSGAVDGLAALPVGVSGLEAQKVADLALVAGNASLERHLDGTAIDAGGLLPDVVESNTWVQTIDQISPVELLETQLCNYTAPFILISKLRPVMAEAARKAASGRAYIVNVSAMEGVFSRGYKGAGHPNTNAAKAAMNMVTRTSGQEMFETDRILMTSVDTGWITDERPHFDKLRLAEEGFHAPLDLVDGAARVYDPVVRGEAGEDLYGVFLKDYAPAKW; encoded by the coding sequence ATGACGGCGACCGAGACCGAGACCGAAGACATCCAGGCGTACGGGCCGGGCATCGACCCCGAGCGCATGGCCGTCTGCCTCAGCGTGCTCGACGAGCTCGACAAGCTCGACATAGACCACCCCGACGCCGTCGCCGTGCGCCGGGCCACCGCCGGGATCTACCGGACGGTGAAGCAGCGCCGCCGCCAGGAGCGCCGCGCCGCGAAGACCGCCAACGACAAGGCCGTCACCGAGGCCACCGCGACGGGCTCGGCGCAGCGCATCGACGACGAGACCGAGGGCATCCTCCCGACCTCCGTCACCGAGGCCGGCCGGATCGCCGGCATACTCCAGCGCCCCCGCTCCTGCTACGTCTGCAAGACGCGGTACGTCGAGGTCGACTACTTCTACCACCAGCTCTGCCCGCCGTGCGCCGTCGAGAACCGCACCCGGCGCGAGGCCCGCGCCGACCTCGCGGGCAAGCGCGCGCTGCTCACCGGTGGCCGGGCGAAGATCGGCATGTACATCGCGCTGCGGCTGCTGCGCGACGGCGCCCACACCACGATCACCACGCGCTTCCCCAAGGACGCCATCCGCCGCTTCACGGCGATGGAGGACTCGGCGGACTGGATGCACCGCCTGGAGGTCGTCGGCATCGACCTGCGCGACCCGGCGCAGGCCGTGGAGCTGGCCGACCGCGTCGCCGATGCCGGACCGCTGGACATCCTGATCAACAACGCGACGCAGACGGTGCGCCGCCTGCCCAGCGCGTACGCCGCGCTGGTGGACGGAGAGGGCGCCCCGCTGCCGGCCGGCGAGCTGCCCGCGCACCACGTCATCGGCGCCTTCAACTCGGGTGCGGTCGACGGCCTGGCGGCGCTGCCCGTCGGCGTGAGCGGCCTGGAGGCGCAGAAGGTCGCGGACCTGGCCCTCGTCGCGGGCAACGCCAGCCTGGAGCGGCACCTGGACGGCACCGCGATCGACGCGGGCGGCCTGCTCCCCGACGTCGTCGAGAGCAACACCTGGGTGCAGACCATCGACCAGATCTCCCCGGTGGAGCTGCTCGAAACCCAGCTGTGCAACTACACCGCGCCGTTCATCCTGATCAGCAAGCTCCGTCCGGTGATGGCCGAGGCCGCCCGCAAGGCCGCCAGCGGGCGGGCGTACATCGTCAACGTCTCCGCGATGGAGGGCGTCTTCAGCCGCGGCTACAAGGGCGCCGGGCACCCGAACACCAATGCCGCCAAGGCGGCGATGAACATGGTGACGCGGACCAGCGGCCAGGAGATGTTCGAGACGGACCGGATCCTCATGACCTCCGTCGACACCGGCTGGATCACGGACGAGCGCCCGCACTTCGACAAGCTGCGGCTGGCCGAGGAGGGCTTCCACGCCCCCCTGGACCTGGTCGACGGCGCCGCCCGCGTCTACGACCCGGTCGTCCGCGGCGAGGCAGGCGAGGACCTGTACGGGGTCTTCCTGAAGGACTACGCGCCCGCGAAGTGGTGA
- a CDS encoding NAD-dependent epimerase/dehydratase family protein: MTKLLMLGGTEFVGRALTDDALARGWDVTVFHRGRHAPPPGTRAVHGDRTAPDGLAVLAAPEAGEWDLVVDTWSGAPTAVRDTARLLRGRAGHYTYISSRSVHAYPGNGNAAEDAPLVDGSPDADATAYAEDKRGGEIAATDAFGDRALLVRAGLILGPYENVGRLPWWLGRTARGGPTLAPGPKDLPLQYIDVRDLARWTLDAAAAGLGGPYNAVSPAGHATMGTFLEACAAATGGGAELRWTEAARILDAGIEPWTELPVWLPEGDLHAHMFGADVSRALAAGLRCRPVEETVADTWAWLRSVGGTAPLRPDRSAKGISPEKEAALLGL; this comes from the coding sequence ATGACGAAACTGCTGATGCTCGGCGGAACCGAGTTCGTCGGACGCGCCCTCACCGACGACGCCCTCGCCCGGGGCTGGGACGTCACGGTCTTCCACCGCGGCCGCCACGCGCCGCCACCCGGCACCCGTGCCGTACACGGCGACCGCACCGCCCCCGACGGCCTCGCCGTCCTCGCCGCGCCCGAAGCGGGCGAGTGGGACCTGGTCGTCGACACCTGGTCCGGCGCCCCCACCGCGGTCCGCGACACCGCACGCCTGCTGCGCGGCCGCGCCGGCCACTACACCTACATCTCCAGCCGCTCGGTCCACGCCTACCCCGGGAACGGGAACGCCGCCGAGGACGCCCCCCTCGTCGACGGCTCCCCGGACGCGGACGCAACCGCCTACGCCGAGGACAAGCGCGGCGGCGAGATCGCCGCCACCGACGCCTTCGGCGACCGCGCCCTCCTCGTCCGGGCCGGCCTGATCCTCGGCCCGTACGAGAACGTCGGCCGCCTCCCCTGGTGGCTGGGCCGCACCGCCCGCGGCGGCCCCACCCTGGCCCCGGGACCGAAGGACCTGCCGCTGCAGTACATCGACGTACGCGACCTCGCCCGCTGGACCCTCGACGCCGCCGCGGCCGGCCTCGGCGGCCCGTACAACGCGGTCTCGCCCGCCGGTCACGCCACCATGGGCACCTTCCTCGAAGCCTGCGCGGCCGCCACCGGCGGAGGCGCCGAACTGCGCTGGACCGAGGCCGCCCGGATCCTGGACGCCGGCATCGAACCCTGGACCGAGCTGCCCGTCTGGCTCCCCGAGGGCGATCTGCACGCCCACATGTTCGGCGCGGACGTCTCCCGGGCGCTCGCCGCCGGCCTGCGGTGCCGTCCCGTCGAGGAGACCGTCGCCGACACCTGGGCCTGGCTCCGCTCCGTCGGAGGCACCGCCCCCCTGCGCCCCGACCGCAGCGCCAAGGGCATCAGCCCCGAGAAGGAGGCCGCCCTACTCGGACTCTGA
- a CDS encoding lipase maturation factor family protein — protein sequence MDWFTAPDLWLGRLVFQRALAGVYLVAFLAAALQFRALIGSRGMLPVPQHVRFVPFKRAPSLFQLHYSDRFFAGCAWTGAALSAALAAGAGDAVPLGAAMAMWAVLWALYLSIVNVGQTWYSFGWESLLLEAGFLAVFLGNAETGPPVLVLWLLRWVAFRVEFGAGLIKMRGDACWRKLTCLYHHHETQPMPGPLSWFFHHLPKPLHRVECAANHVTQLVVPVLLFAPQPVASYAACAIVATQLWLVLSGNFAWLNWLTITLALPAVDFTPVAGPPPAAASAPPPVWFAVLVCAVTLLVLVLSRHPVRNMVSRRQVMNRSFDSLHLVNTYGAFGTVSRVRDEVVVEGTPDAVPREDGEWREYGFKGKPGDPRRIPRQFAPYHLRLDWLMWFAALSPGYARDWFGPFVERLLEGDRDTLRLIRRNPFPGAPPVYVRARLYRYRFTTWRELRETGAWWHRSLLREYLPPTRLSVVSASGGAGERSESE from the coding sequence ATGGACTGGTTCACGGCGCCCGACCTCTGGCTGGGCCGGCTGGTCTTCCAGCGGGCCCTCGCCGGCGTCTACCTCGTCGCCTTCCTGGCGGCCGCCCTCCAGTTCCGGGCCCTGATCGGGAGCCGCGGCATGCTGCCCGTCCCGCAGCACGTGCGTTTCGTGCCCTTCAAACGCGCCCCGAGCCTGTTCCAACTCCACTACTCGGACCGGTTCTTCGCCGGCTGCGCGTGGACGGGGGCGGCCCTGTCCGCGGCGCTGGCGGCCGGCGCGGGGGACGCCGTGCCGCTCGGTGCGGCGATGGCGATGTGGGCGGTGCTGTGGGCGCTGTACCTGTCGATCGTGAACGTGGGCCAGACCTGGTACTCCTTCGGCTGGGAGTCCCTCCTGCTGGAGGCAGGCTTCCTCGCGGTGTTCCTCGGCAACGCCGAGACCGGTCCGCCGGTGCTGGTGCTGTGGCTGCTGCGGTGGGTGGCGTTCCGGGTGGAGTTCGGGGCCGGACTGATCAAGATGCGGGGGGACGCCTGCTGGCGGAAGCTGACCTGCCTCTACCACCACCACGAGACGCAGCCCATGCCCGGCCCGCTGAGCTGGTTCTTCCACCACCTGCCGAAGCCGCTGCACCGGGTGGAGTGCGCCGCCAACCACGTCACGCAACTGGTCGTGCCGGTGCTGCTGTTCGCACCGCAGCCGGTCGCCTCGTACGCCGCCTGCGCGATCGTGGCGACGCAGCTGTGGCTGGTGCTCTCCGGGAACTTCGCGTGGTTGAACTGGCTGACGATCACGCTCGCGCTGCCGGCGGTCGACTTCACCCCGGTCGCCGGCCCGCCGCCGGCCGCGGCCTCCGCACCGCCGCCGGTGTGGTTCGCGGTGCTGGTGTGCGCGGTGACGCTGCTGGTGCTGGTGCTGAGCAGGCATCCGGTGCGCAACATGGTCTCCCGGCGGCAGGTGATGAACCGCTCCTTCGACTCCCTGCACCTGGTGAACACGTACGGGGCCTTCGGCACGGTGAGCCGGGTCCGCGACGAGGTCGTGGTGGAGGGAACCCCGGACGCGGTGCCGCGGGAGGACGGGGAGTGGCGGGAGTACGGCTTCAAGGGCAAGCCGGGGGATCCGCGCCGGATCCCCCGCCAGTTCGCCCCGTACCACCTGCGGCTCGACTGGCTCATGTGGTTCGCGGCGCTCTCCCCCGGCTACGCCCGGGACTGGTTCGGGCCGTTCGTGGAGCGGCTGCTGGAGGGCGACCGGGACACCCTGCGGCTGATCCGCCGCAATCCCTTCCCCGGCGCCCCGCCCGTCTACGTGCGGGCCCGGCTGTACCGGTACCGGTTCACCACCTGGCGGGAGCTGCGCGAGACGGGGGCGTGGTGGCATCGAAGCCTGCTAAGGGAGTACCTGCCCCCGACCCGTCTTTCGGTGGTGTCCGCCTCGGGCGGGGCCGGAGAGCGGTCAGAGTCCGAGTAG
- a CDS encoding DUF1990 family protein, with amino-acid sequence MTRLSGAARPALTYPERGATASLPLPERYHHLRHRTRLGRGRAVFEAAGAALTTFGAHRAAGAAVRCGHGAVRPGSRVAVGLGWGPLRIEAPCEVVWTVYEPARTGFAYGTLAGHPEEGEESFLVLLDRDGSVWFEVTAFSRPARWYTRAAGPLVPLFQRCYARRLGRALRRLAAPA; translated from the coding sequence ATGACCCGACTCAGCGGGGCGGCCCGCCCCGCGCTCACCTACCCGGAGCGGGGCGCCACAGCCTCGCTGCCCCTGCCCGAGCGGTACCACCACCTCCGCCACCGCACCCGGCTCGGCCGCGGCCGCGCCGTCTTCGAGGCGGCCGGGGCCGCGCTCACCACGTTCGGCGCGCACCGCGCCGCGGGCGCGGCGGTCCGCTGCGGCCACGGCGCCGTCCGGCCGGGGAGCCGTGTCGCGGTCGGGCTCGGCTGGGGCCCGCTGCGGATCGAGGCGCCCTGCGAGGTCGTCTGGACGGTGTACGAGCCCGCCCGGACCGGCTTCGCCTACGGGACCCTGGCCGGCCACCCCGAAGAGGGTGAGGAGTCCTTCCTGGTCCTCCTCGACCGGGACGGCAGCGTGTGGTTCGAGGTGACCGCCTTCAGCCGCCCGGCCCGCTGGTACACCCGGGCCGCCGGCCCTCTGGTCCCCCTCTTCCAGCGCTGTTACGCCCGCCGCCTGGGCCGGGCCCTGCGCAGGCTGGCCGCCCCGGCCTGA
- a CDS encoding DUF6777 domain-containing protein, which produces MTLLGLAAAACGGGEEPPAPAGPENQEIHLQPVGSAGPDPFTPSSATAESAPAQPPLPNPTGRGIRTVGGATPGLYGGTKRLGSCDVEQQLRALTGDDNKARAFAAASSVQESGLPEFLRGLTPVVLRADTRVTNHGFRDGGAYGFQAVLQAGTAVLVDAQGMPRLRCAGGSPLLPPLSAKGTPAVKGERWNGYQPNQVIVIEPTAHPLAGLVIANVADNTWIERTTGDDGAQDRSPRAMPAYDPADGIPVGAAPASAPAAPPAPPGTPGRPPGESVPGGQDAPQRTTPSQPGLPADGSAEWPADGSAGADPAAGDAGDLAPWPGGDDAAADGGDLYDPNAPDAEADAALTDPGADPWTADTYGTQTGGADSYPSDAYSADSADSYSTDSYGADSYSTGADGAGIHETDSLDGAAGAPGAAAVPGAAGVPAAGAATAAVPAADPGGA; this is translated from the coding sequence TTGACGCTGCTCGGCCTCGCCGCCGCGGCCTGCGGCGGCGGCGAAGAGCCCCCCGCGCCGGCCGGCCCCGAGAACCAGGAGATCCACCTCCAGCCCGTCGGCTCGGCGGGCCCCGACCCCTTCACCCCCTCCTCCGCCACCGCCGAATCCGCCCCGGCCCAGCCCCCGCTCCCCAACCCGACCGGCCGCGGCATCCGCACCGTGGGCGGTGCCACCCCCGGCCTCTACGGCGGCACCAAGCGCCTCGGCAGCTGCGACGTCGAACAGCAGCTGCGCGCCCTGACCGGCGACGACAACAAGGCCCGCGCCTTCGCGGCGGCCTCCTCCGTCCAGGAGTCCGGGCTCCCCGAGTTCCTTCGCGGGCTCACTCCTGTCGTGCTCCGAGCCGACACCCGCGTCACGAACCACGGCTTCCGCGACGGCGGCGCGTACGGCTTCCAGGCGGTCCTCCAGGCCGGCACCGCCGTCCTCGTCGACGCGCAGGGCATGCCCCGGTTGCGCTGCGCCGGCGGCAGCCCGCTGCTCCCCCCGCTCAGCGCGAAGGGGACCCCTGCCGTCAAGGGCGAGCGGTGGAACGGCTACCAGCCCAACCAGGTGATCGTGATCGAACCCACCGCCCACCCGCTCGCCGGCCTCGTCATCGCCAACGTCGCGGACAACACGTGGATCGAGCGGACCACCGGCGACGACGGCGCCCAGGACCGCTCCCCGCGCGCCATGCCCGCGTACGACCCCGCCGACGGCATCCCCGTCGGCGCCGCGCCGGCCAGCGCCCCGGCCGCCCCGCCCGCCCCGCCCGGTACTCCCGGACGGCCGCCCGGGGAGAGCGTGCCGGGCGGGCAGGACGCCCCGCAGCGCACCACCCCGTCCCAGCCGGGCCTGCCGGCGGACGGCTCCGCCGAGTGGCCCGCCGACGGTTCCGCCGGGGCGGATCCGGCGGCGGGCGACGCCGGCGACCTGGCGCCGTGGCCGGGCGGGGACGACGCCGCCGCGGACGGGGGAGACCTCTACGACCCGAACGCCCCCGACGCCGAAGCCGACGCGGCCCTGACCGACCCGGGCGCCGACCCGTGGACCGCCGACACGTACGGCACGCAGACCGGCGGCGCGGACTCCTACCCGAGCGACGCCTACTCCGCCGACTCCGCCGATTCCTATTCCACCGACTCCTACGGCGCCGACTCCTACAGCACCGGCGCCGACGGCGCCGGCATCCACGAGACCGACTCCCTCGACGGCGCGGCAGGCGCCCCCGGCGCCGCAGCGGTGCCGGGGGCGGCCGGGGTGCCCGCCGCCGGGGCCGCGACCGCCGCGGTTCCCGCCGCGGACCCGGGGGGCGCATGA